The window ataaaatattacatatgaattaaaatggggattattattattattatttatttttaattttttataaagaatataataaaaaatattattattaaaaatattataattatttatatatttatatatatttattatatataatatttattttataatttaattattaattttatatatttagaaaaaaatttaataaattcaaaaacgcaaaaaaaaagggaaaaaaaaaaaaaaaaaaaaaaaaaaaaattcagaataattataggaaaaaatattttttctaacGTTTCttacaaaaaaatgaaatgtttcgttccttttctttttttataaaattgtatatattttataatataaatttttttgttacaattttttattaatgaGGTTTTTTGAACAAATtcttttcttattattaaatatatgaaaattttttacaacctgttttatttttgtttatttatttttttttttaccaTTTTATAggataatattttgtaatatatatatatatatatatgagaAATTTTTAAGtcttataattattcatatattttttgttatattttcaaaaattttatttctcaaataattacaaaaaaaacaaaataatataataaaataataaataattcaaatatatatatttatacatattttatatcaaAGGAGAAATTCcatgttattatatatatatatatatatatatatatatgttgcATGGTTTTATTGTATGtacaataaatatgtttgaaaaatgattaagaataaaatatgtaagaaaatataaatatttaaaaatagaaaaaaaaaaaaatcaataTTCAACTTGTGATATGGgtgtataattataaaaataattagatatatgaacatttttattttttttatggtACCAATTAATATATGGTAAATTCCATCCTTCTAATTCGTCATCATAGTTTCTTCTATCTCTTAATGAATAATATCTACACATTCGGATATATTCAAATCTGGTTTTTTTAGCTTTCATTCTTGAAaattgataataatgaattttTGATATTTTATAGTTCATAGCTTTTATTAAGTTTATTTGTAATAACTTTTCTACTGTTAAATCAATTGTCCTaacataataatgatgatatgaTAAACATAACCAAACTAATTTTTTATCCTTTTCCaatatatcaaataatataccaCCTTTAATTACATTTTGTATATGTGGAATTCTTaacttttttaaatgataagatactttatcattaaattttttttctttaatttttctttctcctatatcatatatatatatttcttttaattttctttttacattttttggtaaataattataaaaaaaaggttTTTTATATCGTAAGTATGTTCTTATAATACATATCATTTcgtgtattttttttttgttataatactctttttcatcattaAATATGATATCATTATCCTTTAAACTATCACACAGTGTTACTAATAATTTCtctataatataaaagtttaggaaattttcatcatccaaaactatataagaatataataatttgatacattttattggggttatatttattttaaaagaaatgtTTTGAACTATCTCTGTATTCATCTCATAATTATCAAAAGTACTAAggttttctttttctagTTCTACaaattttgttttgttcaaagatgaaaagaaggaattcattttttcttcatctggtatattattatatatatatgtatgaatCTTCTTAAATAATTTCAGGTCTATTCTTGAAAGTAAAgttaaataataaaaagtatCAACAATTATATCAGAATTTAAGTTAGAtccatattttatataactaATTATCGTATCTActattatatgatttttataattctGATTGTATAatgtttttaatattaacaaaacttctttatcttttatcacaatatatttatttttattatcttgtacatatattttatttaatatattaaaaagaatgaaAAACAATTCATCGTTTAGTGCCATCACTTTATTATACACattacaaatattaaatattaacTTACTATTCTTATAATTAATAGAATCAATCTTTTTACataaatgtattaattTATCACTCAATATGgatatcatattataatctcgaatattcttataataaaaggatgtaatatatataagtatattgTTAACTCTTTTCTCtatattatcaatatttatattatcagAAAGAATATCTTCTTTATAACAATCTTTTAAGTATGtatcttcttcattataatttaaatagGAATGCAGATAATTATCTATTACATCTGTACTTACACATTTACTAATAACATTATACAAACTTTTTTCACATTTGAAAAAATTGCTCCAGGTATATCCAATATCGAAAacattttcttcttctccttttgttttttttatgtcaAAATTTAAAGAGTTAGATGTTATATCGTATTTATTCTTCAGGTGATCAATAATTGATTTTgttttatcatcatattcttttatataatggTTCTCTTCAACattattacaattattatttttactattaacatatatattattactcttatcattcatattacTTTTATCGCTGATTGAAAAATAGCATGTATGGTTACCTTTGAAGCCATACAATAACCTCACATCCTTTAAACATTTCTTACTATAATTTAAATACTCATAATTGAGCCATTTCGTCCAAATCTGctttgtatataaatatagcattttaattttaaaacTATAATTATCTAATATCTATAATATTCATGAATGCACGATCATCCGTCATTTTATCtaaacaaaattattacatGTCAGGGTGAAGGAACTATACcagaaaaataaaataaaaaataaaatatacatatataaaaatatatatatatatatatatatatatatatatattattaaattttatatttttattcctgtgaatatatattttttttctatgacgatcctttctttttttatttttaaatctatccttatatataaaaaattatgtgTGTCAATGTATAAgatttacatatatatatatatatatatataatatatacatttatatttatatgtttgttttattatttcttaattttttattttgttttgtaAAAATGATAAACTCTTCGTTACACTTAAATACAATTCATAATATGTGAAAGttcaaaaattaaaaattacCATCATGAGATAAATTCGGgaaattcatatatatatatatatattatgagatatatacttttacttttttttttttttttttttttttttttttcttgaacttatacaaaaatgaattgggatgaaaaaaatgacaaaaataattttgatttaaaaaaacaattacataacatattttttatcttaGGTTTAGTTATTCAGAATATACTTGtagataataatttcttagaatatgttaatataaatgatatatataaaacattatatCATATCTTCAAAACTAgatatttaaatatactTAATACACATTTAGATGGCTCCCATACTgagaaaaatgaaaataatagtCTCCTGCGTGATGATACGGATTCATTAAAAAAGggtaatgataatataagtCCCCTTATAAATGATGATCATATATCTGAACATATGAATGATCATATTATTGGTTcaaggaaaaataaattattattatctagTGAAAACAATAAACcattatcatataataataaatctacaaattcaaataataacatgTCAGAAAATTATCATGAAACAGATAGTCCAGTTCAGAATATCACACCACTACATATTGAAAGTAACTTTTTCtatgaacaaataaaattaaaatttgaaaatattttttcccATTCTCCTCaaagagaaaaatataataatttaaattttatacaaATTCATAACTTAAAATGTCTTAAATATGCAATTAGTGCTTGTATTTATtcacatataaaaatatctGGCAAAAGTATATGCttaagaaatattttaaataccacgaatttttttatatctctactaattaataataataactaTTCTGATCATGATcatcataaaaaaagaagaagtaatgtttatataaatagCTTAAAGGATACGgttcataatattaatacatatgaacctattattaaagaaaatatttatcaagaaaaagaagaaagtTTAAAAATGGAAAGGATTGCTTTATTTACATCTTCATTTAAACTATccaataatattataaaatattccTTACTATATGAATTAATGTTTATAACTAGATCAccatatattataaataaatttctATTATCGGTATTCAATGATGTATTGTGTATACcaaatataaacaataaatatgatgataCTGTTATTGTATTTTCATGTATCCTATTTGTTaaccattttttttatcatattaatCAGAAGTCGAAAGAgacaaaaaataattcatggcaagataaaaataaaattttatacataaacCAAGttcaaaaaattatcaaaCTCTTTCTTCTCTTATGCCCACATAATCAAATTGAACAGATGGATAATATACGTAGATTTACCAAAAAAATTGTACAAATGTATTCTTACATGTATTAGTTATGAcaacataaaatataaacattatacatgatatatatatatatataatatatattagaagaaaaggataaatatattcttatgtgataaaaaaaaatgtctTTAACATTTGAATTAAATATGAACacatcttttttttatcattgCTGTTAATGTAATATTCagattatattatattatatttatatttatatatctttgtttattatttattaaattgtttattttattttattttattttttttgagtatatattgtttgtttttaatatatttaatagtGGAACAAGAATATTGTTACcacattttattttattttattttattttattatattttgttttattttattttattttcattttatttttttttttttttgtcatataatatactttaattttttgttataatatttaatttatattaattaaaatagACATGATagaacatataataaaatgaatgCTGTTAATTTATagtattttatatttttttatataatttttttttttttcttcttcttcttcttctttttttatgttatatataaattttttattatgaaaaaatcAATTACCATATATAATCTTTGTTTTATTAacttaattttttttcttttatgaAAAGATATATGCATTTTTAAGTAGAACATgatatgtattatattttacaaaatatacatatatatagcctatacatttatttatatattaaatgttatatggtacatataaattttgaacactttaattattaagtacaaatatattaaatagGATGACATAATGTGTGTAGTACATATATCGTTATTTGAAGGTTCATCAgacatatatttttccccttataaaaataatatattataatgtaatatattataatataattaagaAGTTACCTTAAatagaataaataaat of the Plasmodium reichenowi strain SY57 chromosome 11, whole genome shotgun sequence genome contains:
- a CDS encoding hypothetical protein (conserved Plasmodium protein, unknown function); amino-acid sequence: MNWDEKNDKNNFDLKKQLHNIFFILGLVIQNILVDNNFLEYVNINDIYKTLYHIFKTRYLNILNTHLDGSHTEKNENNSLLRDDTDSLKKGNDNISPLINDDHISEHMNDHIIGSRKNKLLLSSENNKPLSYNNKSTNSNNNMSENYHETDSPVQNITPLHIESNFFYEQIKLKFENIFSHSPQREKYNNLNFIQIHNLKCLKYAISACIYSHIKISGKSICLRNILNTTNFFISLLINNNNYSDHDHHKKRRSNVYINSLKDTVHNINTYEPIIKENIYQEKEESLKMERIALFTSSFKLSNNIIKYSLLYELMFITRSPYIINKFLLSVFNDVLCIPNINNKYDDTVIVFSCILFVNHFFYHINQKSKETKNNSWQDKNKILYINQVQKIIKLFLLLCPHNQIEQMDNIRRFTKKIVQMYSYMY
- a CDS encoding hypothetical protein (conserved Plasmodium protein, unknown function), giving the protein MLYLYTKQIWTKWLNYEYLNYSKKCLKDVRLLYGFKGNHTCYFSISDKSNMNDKSNNIYVNSKNNNCNNVEENHYIKEYDDKTKSIIDHLKNKYDITSNSLNFDIKKTKGEEENVFDIGYTWSNFFKCEKSLYNVISKCVSTDVIDNYLHSYLNYNEEDTYLKDCYKEDILSDNINIDNIEKRVNNILIYITSFYYKNIRDYNMISILSDKLIHLCKKIDSINYKNSKLIFNICNVYNKVMALNDELFFILFNILNKIYVQDNKNKYIVIKDKEVLLILKTLYNQNYKNHIIVDTIISYIKYGSNLNSDIIVDTFYYLTLLSRIDLKLFKKIHTYIYNNIPDEEKMNSFFSSLNKTKFVELEKENLSTFDNYEMNTEIVQNISFKINITPIKCIKLLYSYIVLDDENFLNFYIIEKLLVTLCDSLKDNDIIFNDEKEYYNKKKIHEMICIIRTYLRYKKPFFYNYLPKNVKRKLKEIYIYDIGERKIKEKKFNDKVSYHLKKLRIPHIQNVIKGGILFDILEKDKKLVWLCLSYHHYYVRTIDLTVEKLLQINLIKAMNYKISKIHYYQFSRMKAKKTRFEYIRMCRYYSLRDRRNYDDELEGWNLPYINWYHKKNKNVHISNYFYNYTPISQVEY